The window TTCCGGGATCGGTTGCACGACGTCCCAGTGTTCGACCACCTTGCCGTTCTCCAGCTTGAAGATGTCGATGATCGCGTTGCCCCTGCTGCCGGGCTCGCGAACCGCGTGAACGTGCAGGATGACGTAGTCGCCATCCACGAAGCTGCGCTTGATCTCGCTGTGCGAGTTTGGGAATTTCTCGCGCAGGAAGCCGATGAACTTTCGGAAGCCGTCCGGACCATCGGCCGCGTTTGGATTGTGCTGGACGTAACGGTCGCCGACATGGGCGAGGGCTGCATCGGCATCCTTTTGGTTGAGCCCCTTCTCGTAGAACGCAAGCACAGTTTTGCGATTGGCTTCTTCTTGCGCGCTACCCGCCATCGCGGCGCCGCTGGCGAGGGACAGCGTGAGGACTGAAGCGGCGACGATTGCGGCTGACCGGACGATGGGATGCATGTGAACTCCGAGAGGCCGCAGCCTCTTTCTTGCGGATTGAGGTTCTTGGCGATTGAGGAAAGGCTGTATAGCTTCCGTGCCGGCTTGCGTTAAGAGAGTAATCGGCAGCTCACATGGTCACCGTGAGGAGACCTTCTGCGTCGGTTTACGCCGCACGCGCCGCCGCGCCATGTGCGTGCTGGGCGATGGCGCCGATGATCTCCGGCCAGAACCGCATCGGCAGCGCGTGGCCCATGCCTTCGATCATCAACAGCTTGGCGCCCGGAATTGACTCTGCCGTGTCCCTGCCGCCCTCGGGACGGACCAGGGGATCGACGGTACCGTGGATGACCAGCGTCGGCGTCTTCACGCCATGCAGTCGCTCCTTGCGGCTGCCGGAGGCAAGCACCGCGCGGAGCTGCCGGCCGACACCGGCCGGATTGAGCCCGCGCGCGAACACGCGTTCGGCACGACCGGGATCAAGCGCCTCTTCTTCCGGAAAGGACCCGGCCCGCAACACGTTCCAGGTCTGGCCGTAACGGGCGATAAACTCCTCCTTGCTGCGCGGCGGCGGCGCCATCAGCATCGCGGCGGCCTCACGTGTCGGGGGCGGCACGCGCGGATTGCCGGTCGTCGACATGATCGAGGTCAGCGAGCGCACGCGCTCGGGAAACGACAACGTCACTTCCTGCGCAATCATGCCGCCCATGGACGCCCCGACCAGATGCGCCGACTTGATGCCGAGTGCGTCCATCAGCCCGATCGTGTCTTTCGCCATGTCGATCAGCTTGTAGGTTGCGGCGACGGGAATCCTGAGAAACCGAAGCTTCAACAACTCAAGCGGCGTCAGACGCTTGCCGCCGGTGAGATGGCTCGACTTTCCGATGTCGCGATTGTCGAACCGAACGACGCGAAAGCCGTGCGCGGCAAGCTGCTCGCAGAACGCATCGTCCCAGTGGATCATCTGGGCGCCTAACCCCATGATCAGCAGCAGCGGCTCGGCATTGTCGTTGCCGAAAATCTCGTAACAGATGTCGATGCCGTTGGCGTGGACGGTTTGCGGCGGATGATAGGCGTTCACGGGTGCGTTCCCTCGGCTTTTGATCAATGCTGTATCGCACGGTTTCCCCTCGCAATGAAGCCGCGTTCGCGACACCGGACCCGTTGCTTGCCGGTTGACCGGCACCGCGCAACGGTGTGGTATGGCGAAAAAGGGAAGGGCATCGAAGCTCTCGAATTCAGGAGGACGCCGATGACCGGCAAGAGCAACGACCCCATTGCCATGTGGCAGAAGATGGTTGGCGAGATGGAGAAGGGGTTCAATTCCTTCGCCGATCAGGCCATGTCGTCGCCCGAGTTTTCGCAAGCCGTGAACCGGGCCGGCGGCGTTGCTGCAGGTGCTCAGAAGCAGCTCGGCGACCTCATGGAGAAATATCTGGTCTCCATGAATCTACCGAGCCGGGACCAGGTCACCGGTCTTGCGGAGCGGCTGCAGTCCATCGAAGGACAGATCGGTGAGATCAAGTCGATGCTGAGCCAGATGGCGGCAAGTTCCGGCATTTCTCAGGGCTCCGATACTGCATTGCGCCCGCCGCGCACCAAGCGCCCACCATCTGAAGGCGGAGAGCAGACATGAATGCACCCGCCGGATTAGACTTCGCAGGGATCCCGGAGCGGATCCAGTCCGAGGTGCAACGCGCCATCCAGCGCAGCATCAAGGGCGTCGAATATTTTTCGACGTCCGGTCCCACGCTCGGCTCGACGCCGAAGGACGTGCTGCATTCGCGCGGCACGATGAGCCTCTACCA of the Bradyrhizobium sp. WSM1417 genome contains:
- a CDS encoding nuclear transport factor 2 family protein is translated as MHPIVRSAAIVAASVLTLSLASGAAMAGSAQEEANRKTVLAFYEKGLNQKDADAALAHVGDRYVQHNPNAADGPDGFRKFIGFLREKFPNSHSEIKRSFVDGDYVILHVHAVREPGSRGNAIIDIFKLENGKVVEHWDVVQPIPENPANNNTMF
- a CDS encoding alpha/beta fold hydrolase, encoding MNAYHPPQTVHANGIDICYEIFGNDNAEPLLLIMGLGAQMIHWDDAFCEQLAAHGFRVVRFDNRDIGKSSHLTGGKRLTPLELLKLRFLRIPVAATYKLIDMAKDTIGLMDALGIKSAHLVGASMGGMIAQEVTLSFPERVRSLTSIMSTTGNPRVPPPTREAAAMLMAPPPRSKEEFIARYGQTWNVLRAGSFPEEEALDPGRAERVFARGLNPAGVGRQLRAVLASGSRKERLHGVKTPTLVIHGTVDPLVRPEGGRDTAESIPGAKLLMIEGMGHALPMRFWPEIIGAIAQHAHGAAARAA